The Macaca fascicularis isolate 582-1 chromosome 1, T2T-MFA8v1.1 genome includes a window with the following:
- the LOC141407307 gene encoding myomegalin-like, with the protein MQNKSQQLRAREAEKYNEIRTQEQNIQHLNHSLSHKEHLLQEFQEFLQYRDNSDKTLKANEMFFEKLRQHIHDKAVALESTPRKRKA; encoded by the exons ATGCAGAACAAGAGCCAACAGCTTCGTGCCCGGGaggctgaaaaatacaatgagatTCGAACCCAGGAACAAAACATCCAGCACCTCAACCATAGTCTGAGTCACAAGGAGCATTTGCTTCAG GAATTTCAGGAGTTCCTACAGTATCGAGATAACTCAGACAAAACCCTTAAAGCAAATGAaatgttttttgagaaacttcgccAGCACATACATGATAAAGCTGTTGCTCTGGAG AGCACTCCCAGGAAACGGAAAGCCTGA